In Mycobacterium sp. 050128, one genomic interval encodes:
- a CDS encoding mammalian cell entry protein produces the protein MSPRRRFEPGEGALLVATEPQMRHRRWGLPVASTVAAVLTTAAITLSTLMLISHESREHDASKTREVLNYVTGFMTQFTSLDPYHANDYVMRIMAQATGDFAKQYHDKANEILLQVARAEPATGTILGAAVERWNDDGSATVMVATEVTSKSPDQKQVFENTNRWTATATREGNQWKISSLLQVI, from the coding sequence ATGAGCCCCCGCCGCAGGTTTGAGCCCGGCGAGGGCGCGTTGCTCGTCGCGACGGAGCCCCAGATGCGGCACCGGCGGTGGGGGTTACCCGTCGCGAGTACGGTCGCCGCGGTGTTGACGACAGCGGCGATCACGCTGTCCACCCTGATGCTGATCTCCCACGAATCCCGCGAGCACGACGCGTCCAAGACCCGCGAGGTGCTCAACTACGTGACGGGGTTCATGACGCAGTTCACTTCGCTTGACCCGTATCACGCCAACGATTACGTCATGCGGATAATGGCCCAGGCCACAGGCGATTTCGCCAAGCAGTATCACGACAAGGCCAACGAGATCCTGCTGCAGGTTGCGCGTGCGGAACCCGCGACCGGCACCATCCTCGGCGCCGCGGTGGAACGGTGGAACGACGACGGCAGCGCCACCGTCATGGTGGCGACCGAGGTCACCTCCAAGTCGCCGGATCAAAAGCAGGTATTCGAGAACACCAATCGCTGGACGGCAACTGCTACGCGGGAAGGGAATCAGTGGAAGATAAGCAGCCTGCTGCAGGTGATCTGA
- a CDS encoding virulence factor Mce family protein has translation MLTPFIRRQLWAFLVLTVVSLLVLGVYYLQVPSLMGIGRYSLKAELPASGGLYPTANVTYRGITIGKVTDVEPTEHGAEATMSIDSQYKIPVDAVANVHSVSAVGEQYLDIVSSGSSGKYLADGQTISKGTVPAEIGPALDTANRGLEALPKDKIGKLLDETAESVGGLGPALQRLVDSTQAIVGDFKTNITNVNDIIQNSGPVLDSQVKSNDAIERWARNLNTLAAQSAQRDANVKSILSQAAPTADQVNDVFSDVRESLPQTLANLEVVFDLLKRYHTGVEQVLVFLPQGASIAQTVAAPFPNQAALDLALSINQPPPCLTGFIPAPEWRAPADTSMQPLPSGTYCKIPMDTPANSVRGSRNIPCTDIPGKRAATPRECRDPRPYVPAGTNPWFGDPNQILTCPAPGARCDQSVRPGMVIPAPSINNGMNPAPSDRVPGTPPATSDPLTRPGQGTVQCNGQQPNPCVYTPFGPPSAVYSPQSGELVGPDGVKYSVENSTKTGDDGWKEMLAPAG, from the coding sequence TTGCTGACTCCATTCATTCGACGCCAGCTGTGGGCGTTCCTGGTCCTCACGGTCGTATCGCTGCTGGTGCTCGGCGTCTACTACCTGCAGGTGCCCAGCTTGATGGGGATCGGCCGGTACTCGCTGAAGGCCGAGCTGCCGGCATCGGGTGGGTTGTACCCGACGGCCAACGTGACCTACCGCGGCATCACGATCGGCAAGGTCACCGACGTCGAGCCGACCGAGCATGGCGCCGAAGCGACGATGAGCATCGACAGCCAGTACAAGATCCCGGTGGACGCGGTCGCGAATGTGCACTCGGTGTCGGCGGTCGGTGAGCAGTATCTGGACATCGTCTCGTCGGGCAGTTCCGGGAAGTACCTCGCCGACGGGCAAACCATCTCCAAGGGCACCGTGCCGGCCGAGATCGGTCCGGCGCTCGACACCGCCAACCGCGGGCTCGAGGCGTTGCCCAAGGACAAGATCGGCAAGCTGCTCGACGAGACGGCGGAGTCGGTCGGCGGCCTGGGTCCCGCGCTGCAGCGCCTGGTGGACTCGACGCAGGCGATCGTCGGCGACTTCAAGACCAACATCACCAACGTCAACGACATCATCCAGAACTCGGGACCGGTGCTGGACAGCCAGGTGAAGTCCAATGACGCGATCGAGCGCTGGGCGCGCAACCTGAACACACTGGCCGCGCAGTCCGCGCAACGCGACGCGAACGTGAAAAGCATTCTGTCGCAAGCGGCGCCGACCGCCGATCAGGTCAACGACGTGTTCAGCGACGTGCGGGAGTCGCTGCCGCAGACGCTGGCGAATCTTGAGGTCGTCTTCGACCTGCTCAAGCGCTACCACACCGGGGTGGAACAGGTGCTGGTGTTCCTGCCGCAGGGTGCCTCGATCGCACAGACCGTGGCCGCGCCGTTCCCGAACCAGGCCGCACTCGACCTGGCGCTGTCGATCAACCAGCCGCCGCCGTGTCTGACCGGCTTCATTCCCGCGCCGGAGTGGCGGGCGCCGGCCGACACCAGCATGCAGCCGCTGCCGTCGGGCACCTACTGCAAGATTCCGATGGATACGCCGGCCAACAGCGTGCGTGGCTCGCGCAACATCCCGTGTACCGACATCCCCGGCAAGCGGGCGGCCACGCCGCGTGAGTGCCGCGATCCCAGGCCGTATGTTCCCGCCGGGACGAACCCCTGGTTCGGTGACCCGAACCAGATTCTGACCTGCCCGGCGCCGGGAGCGCGATGCGACCAATCGGTACGCCCCGGCATGGTGATCCCCGCGCCGTCGATCAACAACGGCATGAACCCGGCACCTTCGGACCGGGTCCCGGGGACGCCACCGGCGACCAGTGATCCCTTGACCCGACCCGGGCAAGGTACCGTGCAGTGCAACGGACAGCAGCCCAACCCGTGTGTCTACACGCCCTTCGGACCTCCCTCGGCGGTATACAGTCCCCAGAGCGGTGAACTGGTAGGGCCCGACGGCGTCAAATACTCCGTCGAAAACTCGACCAAAACAGGAGACGACGGATGGAAGGAGATGCTGGCACCAGCCGGCTGA
- a CDS encoding virulence factor Mce family protein encodes MRTLEPPNRFRIGLMGIVVTLLVIGVGQSFTSVPILMARPAYYGQFTDSGGINVGDKVRIAGMDVGKIEALKIDGDHIVMKFSIGTNTIGTESRLAIRTDTILGKKVMEIEARGNQQLKPGATLPLGQSTTPYQIYDAFFDVTKAASGWNIDTVKESLHVLSQTIDQTYPHLSAALEGVSKFSDTVGKRDAEVKHLLAQANQVASVLGDRSEQVDRLLVNAKTLLAAFNERGQAINALLGNIAAFSEQVKGLINDNPNLNHVLEQLRTISQILVERKDDVAAGLTEVGHFLPSLNEAIASGPFFKVVLHNLALYQIIQPWVDAAFKKRGIDPENFWRSAGLPEYRWPDPNGTRFPNGAPPPAPPVLEGTPEHPGPAIPPGSPCSYTPANPGGNVTVGDEGLPRPWNPLPCAGAAVGPFGGPGFPAPVDVAVSPPNPDGLPPTPGINIAGRPGDPPPNVPGTPVPLPTQAPPGARTENLGPAGPVPPPSTFAPGLPPGPPAPPGPGNQLPAPFINPGGSGGSGVTGGSQN; translated from the coding sequence ATGAGAACGCTGGAACCCCCGAACCGGTTTCGGATCGGCCTGATGGGCATCGTCGTCACGCTGCTCGTGATCGGCGTCGGGCAGAGCTTCACCAGTGTCCCGATCCTGATGGCCAGGCCCGCGTACTACGGGCAGTTCACCGACTCCGGCGGGATCAATGTCGGCGACAAGGTGCGCATCGCCGGCATGGACGTCGGCAAGATCGAGGCCCTCAAGATCGACGGCGACCACATCGTGATGAAGTTCTCGATCGGCACCAACACCATCGGCACCGAGAGCCGGCTGGCGATCCGCACCGACACCATCCTCGGTAAGAAGGTCATGGAGATCGAGGCGCGGGGCAACCAGCAGCTAAAGCCCGGCGCCACGCTGCCGCTGGGGCAGAGCACCACGCCGTATCAGATCTACGACGCGTTCTTCGACGTCACCAAGGCCGCCTCCGGCTGGAACATCGATACGGTCAAAGAGTCGCTGCACGTGCTGTCGCAGACCATCGACCAGACCTATCCGCACCTGAGCGCCGCGCTCGAGGGCGTCTCGAAGTTCTCTGACACGGTCGGCAAGCGTGACGCCGAGGTCAAGCACCTCCTTGCCCAGGCGAACCAGGTGGCCAGCGTGCTGGGCGACCGCAGTGAGCAGGTCGACCGCCTGCTCGTCAACGCCAAGACCCTGCTGGCCGCGTTCAACGAGCGCGGGCAGGCCATCAACGCCCTGCTGGGCAACATCGCCGCGTTCTCCGAACAGGTCAAGGGCCTGATCAACGACAACCCGAACCTCAACCACGTGCTCGAGCAGTTGCGCACGATCAGCCAGATCCTGGTCGAGCGCAAGGACGACGTGGCAGCGGGTCTGACCGAGGTCGGCCACTTCTTGCCGTCCTTGAATGAGGCCATCGCGTCGGGACCGTTCTTCAAGGTGGTCCTGCACAACCTGGCGCTCTACCAGATCATCCAGCCGTGGGTGGACGCCGCATTCAAGAAGCGCGGCATCGACCCGGAGAACTTCTGGCGCAGCGCCGGTCTGCCGGAATACCGCTGGCCCGACCCCAACGGCACCCGGTTCCCCAACGGTGCGCCGCCACCGGCACCGCCGGTGCTGGAGGGCACGCCGGAACACCCCGGACCGGCCATCCCGCCCGGATCGCCGTGCTCGTACACGCCGGCCAACCCCGGCGGCAACGTCACCGTCGGCGACGAGGGTCTGCCGCGGCCGTGGAACCCGCTGCCCTGTGCGGGTGCGGCGGTCGGCCCGTTCGGCGGGCCGGGCTTCCCCGCACCGGTCGACGTCGCGGTGTCGCCGCCGAACCCGGACGGTCTGCCGCCCACGCCCGGCATCAATATCGCGGGGCGCCCGGGTGACCCGCCCCCGAACGTTCCGGGCACGCCGGTGCCGTTGCCGACCCAGGCTCCGCCGGGTGCGCGCACCGAGAACCTGGGACCGGCCGGCCCGGTGCCGCCGCCGTCGACCTTCGCTCCGGGTCTGCCGCCGGGTCCCCCGGCCCCGCCCGGACCGGGGAACCAGTTGCCGGCGCCGTTCATCAACCCGGGCGGCTCGGGCGGTAGTGGTGTCACGGGAGGTAGCCAGAATTGA
- a CDS encoding virulence factor Mce family protein: MKITGTVIRLGIFSLVLLLFTVMIVVVFGQMRFDRTNAYTAEFSNISGLRQGQFVRASGVEIGKVDSLQLIDSGKRVRVKFNVDRSVPLYQSTTAQIRYLDLIGNRYLELKRGEGEGADKVLPPGGFIPLSRTAPALDLDALIGGFKPLFRALDPEKVNTIASALVTVFQGQGGTINDILDNTAQLTNQIGERDQAIGEVIKNLNVVLDTTVRHRQQFDQTINNLEVLITGLKDHGDQLAGGTAHISNAAGTVADLLGEDRALLHKSINYLDGIQQPLIDQQDQLQDYLKKVPSALNMIGRAIGSYGDFVNFYACDITLKINGLQGGGPVRTVRLFQQPTGRCTPQ; the protein is encoded by the coding sequence ATGAAAATCACCGGTACTGTCATCCGACTCGGCATCTTCTCCCTGGTGCTGCTGCTTTTTACTGTGATGATCGTCGTGGTGTTCGGTCAGATGCGGTTTGACCGCACCAACGCCTACACCGCGGAGTTCAGCAACATCAGCGGGCTGCGGCAGGGCCAATTCGTCCGCGCCTCCGGGGTGGAGATCGGCAAGGTCGACTCGCTGCAGCTGATCGACAGCGGCAAGCGCGTACGGGTGAAGTTCAACGTGGACCGCTCGGTTCCGCTGTATCAGTCGACGACGGCGCAGATCCGCTACCTGGATCTGATCGGTAACCGGTATCTGGAGCTCAAGCGCGGCGAGGGTGAAGGCGCGGACAAGGTGCTGCCGCCGGGTGGCTTCATCCCGCTGTCGCGTACCGCGCCGGCTCTGGACCTCGACGCGCTGATCGGTGGTTTCAAGCCGCTGTTCCGGGCGCTGGATCCGGAGAAGGTCAACACCATCGCGAGCGCGCTCGTCACGGTGTTCCAGGGTCAGGGCGGCACGATCAACGACATCCTGGACAACACCGCGCAGCTGACGAACCAGATCGGCGAGCGTGACCAGGCCATCGGCGAGGTGATCAAGAACCTGAACGTGGTGCTGGACACGACCGTCCGGCACCGCCAGCAATTCGACCAGACCATCAACAACCTCGAGGTGCTGATCACCGGGCTCAAGGACCACGGCGATCAGCTGGCCGGCGGGACCGCGCACATCAGCAACGCGGCGGGCACCGTGGCCGATCTGCTGGGTGAGGACCGCGCGCTGCTGCACAAGTCCATCAACTACCTGGACGGGATTCAGCAGCCGCTGATCGACCAGCAAGACCAGCTGCAGGACTACCTCAAGAAGGTGCCGAGCGCGCTGAACATGATCGGGCGCGCCATCGGGTCCTACGGAGACTTCGTGAACTTCTACGCCTGCGACATCACGTTGAAGATCAACGGTCTGCAGGGTGGTGGTCCGGTCCGTACGGTCCGGCTCTTCCAGCAGCCGACGGGTAGGTGCACGCCGCAATGA
- a CDS encoding Mce protein — translation MEGDAGTSRLNPPPMSMLSRLRRRRPKKSDDVTDETNTEAKAEDSAEPEPEAEADQPEVTAPDSAPAEPEASPQVEAPQAEAPQAPAAEQPESATDAAPAADDAEQDAEQPVTDGEQAGAEDATEADAQRRPPSALGRGWLAGIAAALVVLAGAVGTGGYLALRYHHESQAIARNNTAALKAAIECVSATQAPDTNAMIASEQKIVECGTGAFREQAMVYTGMLVQAYQSANVHVQVSDVRGAVERNNKDGSIDVLVAMRVQVVADQSQNETGYRLRVRMALDEGQYRIARLDQVTK, via the coding sequence ATGGAAGGAGATGCTGGCACCAGCCGGCTGAACCCACCACCGATGTCGATGCTTAGTCGTCTACGTCGGAGACGACCGAAGAAATCGGACGACGTCACCGACGAGACAAACACCGAGGCGAAGGCCGAGGACTCGGCCGAACCCGAACCCGAGGCCGAAGCCGATCAGCCCGAGGTGACGGCGCCGGATTCGGCACCAGCCGAGCCTGAAGCCTCCCCGCAAGTCGAAGCCCCGCAGGCCGAAGCTCCGCAGGCCCCGGCCGCGGAGCAGCCCGAGTCCGCCACCGACGCCGCACCCGCGGCCGACGATGCCGAACAGGATGCCGAACAGCCGGTAACCGACGGCGAGCAAGCCGGCGCCGAGGACGCGACCGAGGCGGATGCGCAACGGCGCCCCCCGTCGGCCCTGGGCCGCGGCTGGCTGGCCGGTATTGCCGCGGCCCTGGTTGTACTGGCCGGTGCCGTCGGCACCGGTGGTTACCTGGCGCTGCGGTACCACCACGAGAGCCAGGCCATCGCGCGCAACAACACCGCGGCGCTCAAGGCGGCGATCGAGTGCGTGTCGGCCACGCAGGCGCCCGACACCAACGCGATGATCGCCAGCGAGCAGAAGATCGTCGAATGCGGTACCGGCGCTTTCCGTGAACAGGCCATGGTTTACACCGGCATGCTGGTGCAGGCCTATCAGTCCGCGAACGTCCACGTCCAGGTCTCGGATGTCCGCGGAGCGGTCGAGCGCAACAACAAAGACGGTTCGATCGACGTGCTCGTGGCGATGCGCGTCCAGGTGGTCGCCGATCAATCACAGAACGAGACTGGCTATCGGCTTCGGGTGAGAATGGCGCTGGACGAAGGCCAGTACCGGATCGCCAGGCTCGACCAGGTGACGAAGTGA
- a CDS encoding MCE family protein, translated as MTRPGKANAARTPPYKLAGIGLLVIGVLIFVLVYGQFRGDFTPKAKLTMLASRAGLVMDPGSKVTYNGVEIGRVSTISEIVRDGKPAAKFTLDVYPRYLNLIPANVNADIKATTVFGGKYVSLTTPQNPSTQRLNASSVIDARSVTTEINTLFQTVTSIAEKVDPVKLNLTLSAAAQSLAGLGDKFGQSIVNGNAVLDDVNPQMPQIRHDIQQLAGLGDTYANASPDLFDFLNNAVITSRTINQQQKDLDRALLSAAGFGNTGAEIFEKGGPYLARGAADLVPTAQLLDTYSPAIFCTLRNYHDIEPKAASFLAGNGYSLNAHTEALSGLGLLANPVSAVATIASLVGGLAGVVGGAPNPYIYPENLPRVNARGGPGGAPGCWQHITHDLWPAPELVMDSGNSIAPYNHLDTGSPYAIEYVWGRQVGDNTINP; from the coding sequence ATGACCCGACCCGGAAAGGCGAACGCGGCGCGGACCCCGCCTTACAAATTGGCGGGCATCGGCCTGCTGGTCATCGGCGTGCTCATCTTCGTGTTGGTCTACGGGCAGTTCCGCGGCGACTTCACCCCCAAGGCCAAGCTGACGATGCTGGCATCGCGGGCGGGTCTGGTCATGGACCCGGGTTCCAAGGTCACCTACAACGGCGTCGAGATCGGCCGGGTGTCCACCATCTCCGAGATCGTCCGCGACGGTAAGCCGGCGGCCAAGTTCACCCTGGACGTCTACCCGCGTTACCTGAATCTGATCCCGGCCAACGTGAACGCCGACATCAAGGCCACCACGGTGTTCGGCGGCAAGTACGTGTCGCTCACAACGCCGCAGAACCCGTCGACGCAACGGCTCAACGCGTCGTCGGTGATCGACGCGAGGTCGGTGACGACGGAAATCAACACGTTGTTCCAGACCGTCACCTCCATCGCGGAAAAGGTGGATCCGGTCAAGCTGAACCTGACGCTGAGCGCGGCGGCGCAATCGCTGGCCGGGCTGGGCGACAAGTTCGGGCAGTCGATCGTCAACGGCAACGCGGTCCTCGACGACGTCAACCCGCAGATGCCGCAGATCCGCCACGACATCCAGCAGCTGGCCGGCCTCGGCGACACCTACGCCAACGCCTCGCCGGACCTGTTCGACTTCCTCAACAACGCGGTCATCACCTCACGCACGATCAACCAGCAGCAGAAGGACCTGGACCGGGCGCTGCTGTCGGCCGCCGGGTTCGGCAACACCGGCGCTGAAATCTTCGAGAAGGGCGGCCCGTACCTGGCGCGCGGCGCCGCCGACCTGGTGCCGACGGCGCAGCTGCTGGACACCTACAGTCCGGCGATCTTCTGCACGCTGCGCAACTACCACGACATCGAGCCCAAGGCAGCCTCGTTCCTCGCCGGCAACGGGTACTCCCTGAACGCCCACACCGAGGCGCTGTCCGGCCTGGGGCTCCTCGCCAACCCCGTGTCCGCGGTGGCCACGATCGCGAGCCTGGTCGGCGGCCTCGCCGGGGTGGTTGGTGGGGCGCCGAACCCCTACATCTATCCCGAGAACCTGCCGCGGGTGAACGCCCGCGGTGGTCCGGGCGGTGCGCCGGGTTGCTGGCAGCACATCACGCATGACCTCTGGCCCGCTCCCGAGTTGGTGATGGACTCCGGCAACAGCATCGCGCCGTACAACCACCTCGACACCGGTTCGCCCTACGCAATCGAATACGTGTGGGGCCGTCAGGTAGGGGATAACACGATCAACCCATGA
- a CDS encoding virulence factor Mce family protein, whose protein sequence is MSTIFDVRNIRLPKFSRTTAIIGALVIVVALVVGYVGYRLFEKLTNNTVVAYFPAANALYKGDKVQIMGLRVGSIDSIEPVGDKMKVTFHYENKYKVPANASAVILNPTLVASRAIQLEPPYKGGPVLGDNAVIPEERTQVPVEWDELRNSITNIISKLGPTKEQPTGPFGEVISSFADGLDGKSKQINTALNSLSSALNALNEGRGDFFAVVRSLALFVNALHQDDAQFVALNQNLADVTGRLASDDGALNNALQQFDSLLSTVRPWLDKNREVLTTDINNLETATNTLLQPDPLNGLETALHVLPTAAANINQIYHPSHGSVVAIPAITNFANPMQFICSSIQAGSRLGYQESAELCAQYLAPILDAIKFNYLPFGLNLFSTAETLPKQVAYSEDRLHPPNGYKDTTVPGIWVPDTPTSHRNTQQGWIVAPGMQGQQVGPITAGLMTPESLEELMGGPNIEPVQSNLQTPPGPPNAYDENPILPPIGLRAPTPIQPPAPGPGVIPGPVAPTPAPVGITAPNAGGPPAAADFGGGQ, encoded by the coding sequence TTGAGCACCATCTTTGACGTCCGCAACATCCGGCTACCGAAGTTCTCCCGGACGACGGCCATCATCGGAGCGCTGGTCATCGTCGTCGCGCTGGTCGTCGGCTATGTCGGCTACCGGCTGTTCGAGAAGCTGACGAACAACACCGTCGTCGCGTACTTCCCGGCGGCGAACGCCCTCTACAAGGGGGACAAGGTCCAGATCATGGGCCTGCGGGTCGGCTCGATCGACAGCATCGAGCCGGTCGGCGACAAGATGAAGGTGACCTTCCACTACGAGAACAAGTACAAGGTCCCGGCCAACGCCTCGGCGGTGATCCTCAACCCCACCCTGGTGGCGTCGCGCGCGATCCAGCTGGAGCCGCCCTACAAGGGCGGACCGGTGCTGGGCGACAACGCGGTGATCCCCGAAGAGCGCACCCAGGTGCCGGTGGAGTGGGACGAACTGCGCAACAGCATCACCAACATCATCTCGAAGCTGGGTCCGACCAAGGAGCAGCCGACGGGTCCGTTCGGTGAGGTCATTTCGTCGTTCGCCGACGGCCTGGACGGCAAGAGCAAGCAGATCAACACCGCGCTCAACAGCTTGTCGTCGGCGTTGAACGCGTTGAACGAGGGCCGCGGCGACTTCTTCGCCGTGGTGCGCAGCCTGGCGCTGTTCGTCAACGCCCTGCACCAGGACGACGCCCAGTTCGTCGCACTGAACCAGAACCTGGCGGATGTCACCGGCCGGCTGGCGAGCGATGACGGCGCCTTGAACAATGCGCTCCAGCAGTTCGACAGCCTGCTCTCGACGGTCCGGCCGTGGCTGGACAAGAACCGCGAGGTGTTGACCACCGACATCAACAACCTGGAAACCGCGACGAACACGCTGCTGCAACCCGATCCGCTGAACGGGCTGGAGACCGCGCTGCACGTGCTGCCGACGGCCGCGGCCAACATCAACCAGATCTATCACCCGTCGCACGGGTCGGTGGTCGCGATTCCGGCGATCACGAACTTCGCGAACCCGATGCAGTTCATCTGCAGCTCGATCCAGGCCGGCAGCCGGCTCGGTTACCAGGAATCCGCCGAGCTGTGCGCGCAGTACCTGGCGCCGATCCTCGACGCGATCAAGTTCAACTACCTGCCGTTCGGGTTGAACCTGTTCAGTACCGCCGAGACGTTGCCCAAGCAGGTCGCTTATTCCGAAGATCGGCTGCATCCGCCGAACGGCTATAAGGACACCACCGTCCCGGGCATCTGGGTGCCGGATACGCCGACCTCGCACCGCAACACCCAGCAAGGCTGGATCGTGGCGCCGGGTATGCAAGGCCAGCAGGTCGGGCCGATCACCGCGGGCCTGATGACGCCGGAATCGCTTGAGGAGCTGATGGGCGGTCCCAATATCGAACCCGTTCAGTCGAACCTGCAGACACCGCCGGGCCCGCCGAACGCCTACGACGAGAACCCGATCCTGCCGCCCATCGGGCTGCGGGCTCCGACGCCGATCCAGCCGCCGGCGCCGGGACCGGGAGTCATTCCGGGACCGGTGGCTCCGACGCCCGCGCCGGTCGGTATCACCGCACCCAACGCCGGTGGTCCGCCGGCCGCCGCTGACTTCGGGGGTGGGCAGTGA
- a CDS encoding virulence factor Mce family protein encodes MSGVAALIRHRAWQAMVLLVAATVLSSCGWRGISNVAIPGGPGDGPGSYTIYVQVPDTLAINGNSKVMVADVFVGSIKAINLKNWVATLTLGVKNSVKLPKNAIARIGQTSLLGSQHVELAAPPNPSSEMLRNGDTIPLKNSSSYPTTEQTLASLSLILRGGGIPNLEVLQNEVYEIFHGRGEQIRSFLGKLDTFTAQLNQQRDDITHAIDSTNRLLVYVGGRSDVLDRVLTDLPPLIKHFADTKNLLINAVDSVGRLSGAADQYLSEARGPLHTDLQALQCPLKELGRSSPYLIGALKLILTQPFDIDTVPKMFRGDYVNISLTLDVTYSSVDNAFLTGTGLSGALRALEQSFGRDPETMIPDVRYTPNPNDAPGGPLVERGDRNC; translated from the coding sequence ATGAGCGGCGTCGCCGCACTGATCCGGCATCGGGCCTGGCAGGCCATGGTGCTGCTGGTCGCCGCGACGGTGCTGAGCTCGTGTGGCTGGCGAGGCATCTCCAACGTGGCGATTCCTGGCGGCCCGGGCGACGGCCCGGGCTCCTACACCATCTACGTGCAGGTACCGGACACCCTGGCGATCAACGGCAACAGCAAGGTGATGGTCGCCGACGTCTTCGTCGGGTCGATCAAGGCCATCAACCTGAAGAACTGGGTGGCCACCCTGACGCTGGGTGTGAAGAACAGCGTCAAGCTGCCGAAGAATGCGATCGCGCGGATCGGCCAGACGTCGCTGCTGGGTTCTCAGCACGTCGAGCTGGCCGCGCCGCCGAACCCGTCGTCGGAGATGCTGCGCAACGGCGACACCATTCCGCTGAAGAATTCGTCGTCGTATCCCACCACCGAACAAACGCTGGCCAGCCTGTCGTTGATCTTGCGTGGTGGCGGCATCCCGAACCTGGAAGTGCTGCAGAACGAGGTCTACGAGATCTTCCACGGGCGCGGCGAGCAGATCAGGTCTTTCCTCGGCAAGTTGGACACCTTCACCGCCCAGCTCAACCAGCAGCGTGATGACATCACCCACGCGATCGACTCCACCAACCGGCTGCTGGTCTACGTCGGCGGCCGGTCCGACGTCCTCGACCGAGTGCTGACCGACCTCCCGCCGCTGATCAAGCATTTCGCCGACACCAAGAACCTGCTGATCAACGCCGTCGACTCGGTGGGCCGACTCAGCGGGGCGGCGGATCAGTACCTGTCGGAGGCGCGCGGCCCGCTGCACACCGACCTGCAGGCGCTGCAATGCCCGTTGAAGGAACTCGGCCGCTCCTCGCCGTACCTGATCGGCGCGCTGAAGCTGATCCTGACCCAGCCGTTCGACATCGACACCGTCCCGAAGATGTTCCGCGGTGACTACGTGAACATCTCGCTGACGCTGGACGTGACCTACAGCTCTGTCGACAACGCCTTCCTCACGGGAACCGGATTGTCGGGCGCGCTGCGTGCACTCGAGCAGTCGTTCGGCCGCGACCCGGAGACGATGATCCCCGACGTCCGCTACACGCCGAACCCCAATGACGCGCCCGGTGGCCCGTTGGTTGAAAGGGGGGACCGGAATTGCTGA
- a CDS encoding RDD family protein: MTLVVEETQTTVPQVPSENALAPWHIRACAFAVDVLPATAVATTMALVSFTVPPQGVWWWLSICVLGIAILAMLVNRLLLPTIYDWSLGRALCGIAVVHRDGTVIGAWGLLLRDLAHLLDTVSVVGWLWPLWDSQRRTFADMLLRTDVRSAQAPRPDIIRRWTIIAVLTATGLCVAGGAVSYGVVYSRDQQTDRTRAEISIQGPKIVAQMLTYDPKTLSDDFKRAQSLATDNYRGPLKAQQEIVQKGNPVINEYWVTDGSIESASPDRATMLLFMQGRRGEAPQERYITATVRVNFVKDAGGHWLVDNLTVLTKPKPPGNGK; this comes from the coding sequence GTGACGCTGGTGGTCGAGGAAACTCAGACCACGGTCCCCCAAGTGCCATCAGAGAATGCCTTGGCGCCCTGGCATATTCGCGCGTGCGCGTTCGCCGTCGACGTCCTGCCCGCCACCGCGGTGGCGACCACGATGGCGTTGGTGTCGTTCACCGTGCCGCCGCAAGGGGTGTGGTGGTGGCTGAGCATCTGCGTCCTCGGTATCGCAATCCTGGCGATGTTGGTCAACCGGCTGCTGCTGCCGACCATCTACGACTGGAGCCTGGGCCGCGCACTGTGTGGAATCGCGGTGGTACACCGTGACGGCACCGTCATCGGCGCCTGGGGCTTGCTGCTGCGGGATCTGGCGCACCTGCTCGACACCGTGTCGGTGGTGGGATGGCTTTGGCCGCTGTGGGATTCGCAGCGCCGCACTTTCGCCGACATGCTGCTGCGCACGGACGTGCGAAGCGCGCAGGCGCCGCGCCCCGACATCATCCGGCGGTGGACGATCATCGCGGTGCTCACCGCGACCGGACTGTGCGTGGCGGGCGGCGCCGTGAGCTACGGGGTGGTCTACTCCCGCGATCAGCAGACCGACCGAACGCGGGCCGAGATCTCGATACAGGGGCCGAAGATCGTCGCGCAGATGCTGACCTACGACCCGAAGACGCTGTCCGACGATTTCAAGCGGGCCCAGTCCTTGGCGACCGATAACTACCGCGGCCCGCTCAAGGCGCAACAGGAGATCGTCCAAAAGGGAAACCCCGTCATCAACGAGTACTGGGTGACCGACGGCTCGATCGAATCGGCGTCGCCGGATCGGGCGACGATGCTGTTGTTCATGCAGGGCCGGCGCGGCGAGGCGCCCCAGGAGCGCTACATCACCGCGACCGTCCGCGTGAATTTCGTCAAGGACGCCGGCGGCCATTGGCTGGTCGACAACCTCACCGTGCTGACCAAGCCGAAACCGCCCGGGAACGGAAAATGA